The following are encoded in a window of Methanobacteriales archaeon HGW-Methanobacteriales-1 genomic DNA:
- a CDS encoding glutamyl-tRNA reductase encodes MILNIRVDHKTADIQTMENSISSLDDLFYYLKSNYSVKEFISIKTCNRAEYYIVSSFDNDSNSCSLEDDLKSGSFIKDGLVIEKDQNAMEHLLRLSSGLESMIIGEDQILGQIRDAKRRGIKEDTSGLILNTIFTKAIHVGQAVRKKTQINRGCVSIGSAAVELAEAVHGDLKCKKVLVVGAGKMGTLVAKALVEKHLKAIVVANRTHDRAVELAKELGGYAIHFDRLMESMADADVIISATGAPHPILTYEKVKDAVPPERRESLVMVDIANPRDIEDRVVELGVKVFNIDNLRGIADENRKMREEEAKEAEKIVQGELILLEKSLKHIGVEPLISQIRREMELIRINETQKAINMLGDLNGKEKVVENLTKSVVDKIFFDVVSNIKQAAENQDDELIKACELIFRRN; translated from the coding sequence TTGATTTTAAATATCCGGGTTGACCATAAAACAGCAGATATCCAGACTATGGAAAACTCCATATCTTCTCTTGATGATTTATTCTATTATTTAAAGTCAAACTATTCCGTTAAAGAGTTTATTTCAATAAAAACCTGTAATCGTGCAGAGTATTATATTGTCAGTTCTTTTGACAATGATTCTAATTCTTGTAGTCTGGAGGATGATTTAAAATCTGGATCTTTTATTAAAGATGGTTTGGTAATTGAAAAAGATCAAAATGCTATGGAACATCTTTTAAGACTATCTTCTGGCTTAGAATCAATGATTATAGGTGAAGATCAAATTTTAGGCCAAATACGGGATGCTAAAAGAAGAGGGATAAAAGAAGATACTTCGGGTTTAATTTTAAATACTATTTTTACTAAGGCCATTCATGTGGGTCAGGCTGTGCGGAAAAAAACTCAAATCAATCGAGGATGTGTTTCCATTGGCTCAGCGGCAGTTGAATTGGCAGAAGCAGTTCATGGTGATCTTAAATGTAAAAAAGTTCTGGTGGTTGGTGCTGGAAAGATGGGAACTTTGGTGGCCAAGGCACTGGTTGAGAAACATTTGAAAGCCATTGTGGTTGCTAACAGGACTCATGATCGGGCAGTTGAACTGGCCAAAGAATTGGGTGGATATGCCATTCATTTTGACCGTTTAATGGAATCTATGGCTGATGCAGATGTTATTATAAGTGCTACTGGTGCCCCTCATCCTATTTTAACTTACGAAAAAGTGAAGGATGCCGTACCTCCAGAGCGAAGAGAATCTTTAGTCATGGTTGATATTGCTAATCCTCGTGATATCGAAGACAGGGTGGTGGAATTAGGGGTTAAAGTATTTAATATAGATAATTTACGTGGAATTGCTGATGAAAACCGTAAGATGCGAGAAGAAGAGGCTAAAGAGGCTGAGAAAATTGTTCAGGGAGAATTAATCCTTCTAGAAAAATCTCTTAAACACATTGGAGTGGAGCCACTGATTTCACAAATACGTCGTGAAATGGAGTTAATTAGAATAAATGAAACTCAAAAGGCCATTAATATGTTAGGAGATCTCAACGGCAAAGAAAAAGTGGTTGAAAATCTTACAAAATCAGTGGTTGATAAAATTTTCTTTGATGTAGTTTCTAATATTAAACAAGCCGCTGAAAATCAAGACGATGAACTAATTAAAGCTTGTGAGCTTATTTTTAGACGAAATTAA
- a CDS encoding siroheme synthase, translating into MMWTPLFLKTDKMNVLVLGAGEVGERRASRFIQAGAEVIVTGGKISDNLQKLGAIAKPINEIEILVEWADLVVLASGDGEMNNKVANLAGEKLLNRADAPLEGNVIVPTTFSIADAQISIFTGGKSPLMARMLRKKIQSIITTEDILKIELQDYSRTKLKECIANQKLRRDYLYQISNDSEINKCLQENNLEKARGLVNSFIKKLNDSDLKINKSNHISESQDEFYKSQNSNNKGSMNQNSKNIGEDSF; encoded by the coding sequence ATGATGTGGACTCCCCTTTTTCTTAAAACTGACAAAATGAATGTTCTAGTATTGGGTGCTGGGGAAGTTGGGGAGAGAAGGGCGTCCCGTTTTATTCAAGCAGGTGCTGAAGTAATTGTTACTGGGGGAAAAATTTCAGATAATCTTCAAAAACTGGGTGCAATAGCCAAACCCATTAATGAGATAGAAATTCTGGTTGAATGGGCCGATCTGGTTGTTCTGGCCAGTGGTGATGGTGAAATGAATAATAAAGTTGCAAATCTTGCAGGAGAAAAGCTCTTAAATCGTGCAGACGCTCCTTTAGAAGGCAATGTCATTGTTCCCACCACATTTTCTATAGCTGATGCCCAAATATCTATCTTTACTGGTGGAAAAAGTCCTTTAATGGCCCGTATGCTTAGAAAGAAGATACAATCCATCATAACTACGGAAGATATATTAAAAATTGAATTACAAGATTATTCCAGAACCAAATTAAAAGAATGTATTGCTAATCAGAAGTTAAGGCGAGATTACCTTTATCAAATCTCCAATGACTCTGAAATCAATAAATGCCTACAAGAAAATAATTTGGAAAAGGCCAGGGGTCTGGTCAATTCTTTTATAAAAAAACTTAACGATTCTGATTTAAAAATAAATAAATCTAACCATATTTCTGAGAGCCAAGATGAATTTTATAAGAGTCAGAACTCTAATAACAAGGGGTCTATGAATCAGAACTCTAAAAATATTGGGGAGGATTCTTTTTGA
- a CDS encoding methanogenesis marker 9 domain-containing protein produces MVWDDAPSHVCRGGDKRALSFCCPPVKPCPILYALEDAGITPQDYIRIKEEFGKKTRLGEGEGTCFGSLVWCCKPSKPCPLRDMVMRRMDMSTEEFLELKKQLSEELVGKSDFLDEDGVKALADTFNVSEEEALRVLKECGNDIRTAMKVLRMKDK; encoded by the coding sequence ATGGTATGGGATGATGCACCATCACACGTTTGTAGAGGCGGTGACAAAAGGGCACTAAGTTTTTGCTGCCCTCCAGTGAAACCGTGTCCCATTTTATATGCCCTGGAAGACGCGGGTATAACACCTCAAGATTATATAAGGATTAAAGAAGAATTCGGAAAGAAAACAAGGCTAGGGGAAGGTGAAGGGACCTGTTTTGGCTCACTTGTATGGTGTTGTAAGCCATCTAAGCCCTGTCCTTTAAGGGACATGGTCATGAGGCGTATGGACATGAGTACTGAGGAGTTCCTAGAACTTAAAAAGCAACTTTCTGAAGAACTAGTTGGAAAATCAGATTTTCTAGATGAAGACGGTGTAAAAGCATTGGCAGACACATTTAATGTTTCTGAGGAAGAAGCATTGAGAGTGCTTAAAGAATGTGGCAATGATATTAGGACTGCTATGAAAGTTCTTAGAATGAAAGATAAGTGA
- the atwA gene encoding methyl coenzyme M reductase system, component A2: protein MSFIVLENVTKTFNDVDVLKNLNMTINEGSVLGILGRSGSGKSVLINMLRGMKDYKPDKGKIIYNVAICPDCLRVEPPSFDEKDCECGGKLHVESVDFWNCDRKFFAAIKRRISIMLQRTFALYEDDTVIDNVLKSIVGGEDEENTYFALELLEMTQMTHRITHIARDLSGGEKQRVVLARQMAKRPMLFLADEPTGTLDPKTAELLHEALVDGVKDKGITMVITSHWPEVMKKLSNHVIWLEKGEIIEEGAPDDVVAKFMAQVPLPEKAEEFEVGGPIIEMKQVKKHYYSIERGVVKAVDGIDLEVDQGEIFGVVGLSGAGKTTLSRILFGLTEPSSGEISVKLGENWIDMTQKGPLGRGRVMPYLGILHQEYSLYPHRNILGNLTEAISLELPAEFAKMKAAYVLKAVGFDENYAMTILNKNPDELSGGERHRVALAQVLIKEPNIVILDEPTGTMDPITRVQVTDSIIKAREELNQTFLIISHDMEFVLDVCDRAALMRGGKILQIGNPKDIVEELTPHEKQSMLTDE from the coding sequence ATGTCTTTTATAGTGCTAGAAAACGTTACAAAAACGTTCAATGACGTCGATGTTTTAAAAAACTTAAACATGACCATAAATGAGGGCAGTGTCTTGGGTATTTTAGGTAGAAGTGGCTCAGGAAAATCAGTACTCATTAATATGCTCAGAGGAATGAAGGATTACAAACCTGATAAAGGAAAAATTATTTATAATGTTGCTATTTGTCCTGATTGCTTGAGGGTGGAACCTCCTTCATTTGATGAAAAGGATTGTGAATGTGGCGGCAAGCTACATGTAGAAAGTGTTGATTTTTGGAACTGCGATAGAAAATTCTTTGCAGCAATCAAAAGGCGAATATCTATAATGCTCCAGAGGACTTTTGCACTTTATGAAGATGATACCGTTATTGATAATGTATTGAAGTCCATAGTTGGTGGAGAAGATGAAGAAAATACTTATTTTGCCTTAGAACTATTGGAAATGACTCAGATGACTCATCGAATCACTCATATTGCTCGTGATTTGAGTGGGGGGGAAAAACAAAGAGTAGTTCTTGCAAGACAAATGGCCAAAAGACCTATGTTATTTTTGGCGGATGAACCTACTGGAACATTGGATCCTAAAACTGCAGAATTACTACACGAAGCTCTAGTAGATGGAGTAAAAGATAAGGGAATTACTATGGTTATCACTTCGCATTGGCCAGAAGTAATGAAAAAACTTTCTAATCATGTAATTTGGCTTGAAAAAGGTGAAATTATTGAAGAAGGTGCTCCTGATGATGTAGTGGCTAAATTCATGGCCCAAGTTCCCCTTCCTGAGAAAGCAGAGGAATTTGAAGTAGGTGGACCTATAATTGAGATGAAACAAGTCAAAAAACACTATTATTCCATTGAAAGGGGAGTAGTAAAAGCAGTGGATGGTATTGATCTCGAGGTTGATCAAGGGGAGATATTTGGTGTAGTGGGTCTTAGTGGGGCTGGAAAAACCACATTATCCCGGATTCTTTTTGGATTAACCGAGCCCAGCAGTGGAGAAATATCTGTTAAACTTGGTGAAAATTGGATTGATATGACTCAAAAAGGCCCATTGGGTAGAGGCAGGGTTATGCCTTATTTAGGAATCCTTCATCAAGAATACAGTCTTTATCCTCACAGAAATATCTTAGGAAATCTTACCGAAGCAATTAGTTTAGAATTACCTGCTGAGTTCGCGAAAATGAAAGCTGCCTATGTGCTGAAAGCAGTGGGATTCGATGAAAATTATGCAATGACTATTTTAAACAAAAATCCAGATGAATTAAGTGGTGGAGAGAGGCACAGAGTTGCTCTGGCCCAGGTTTTAATTAAAGAACCTAATATTGTTATTTTGGATGAACCAACCGGCACTATGGACCCTATTACTCGTGTTCAGGTTACAGATTCTATTATTAAGGCCCGTGAAGAGCTTAATCAAACATTTTTAATTATTTCCCATGATATGGAATTTGTTTTAGATGTTTGTGATAGGGCCGCTTTGATGCGAGGTGGAAAAATACTACAGATTGGTAATCCTAAAGATATTGTTGAAGAGTTAACACCTCATGAAAAACAGAGTATGCTTACTGATGAATAA
- a CDS encoding GTP cyclohydrolase IIa (catalyzes the formation of 2-amino-5-formylamino-6-ribofuranosylamino-4(3H)-pyrimidinone ribonucleotide monophosphate from GTP): MIQMTLIQIDNYGPWTVTPAPRAEADLQILQSELYADLQRQFAAKQGLVFFTRFDNMLAITNNVDVEDHLRIQKSIGNRYPVTISMGVGAAETPYDAQRNATQALQNYGGAQSEERKEILAIDGLVNKEDSFVQIAHIDINGITDSLTDIIPAYDTSFIVNRVQHFLMKKLIEKGSLLFFIGGDNFMSPCNGLEPEGLLTIIKEIEDEINVALKAGVGKAPTAEKAANLADLALEEIRSGFTDLVHVMNE, translated from the coding sequence ATGATACAAATGACTCTAATTCAAATTGACAACTACGGCCCTTGGACAGTTACTCCAGCTCCTAGAGCCGAGGCAGATCTTCAGATTTTACAATCAGAACTATATGCTGATTTGCAAAGACAGTTTGCTGCTAAGCAAGGGCTGGTTTTTTTCACCCGCTTTGACAACATGTTGGCCATAACTAACAATGTTGATGTGGAGGATCATCTGCGTATACAAAAATCTATTGGTAACAGATATCCCGTAACTATTAGTATGGGTGTTGGTGCTGCAGAAACTCCGTATGATGCTCAGAGAAATGCAACGCAAGCTCTTCAAAATTATGGTGGGGCTCAATCTGAAGAGCGAAAAGAAATTCTGGCTATTGATGGCCTGGTTAATAAAGAAGACAGCTTTGTTCAAATAGCTCACATAGATATTAATGGAATCACAGATTCTTTAACAGATATTATTCCGGCTTATGATACTTCATTCATCGTTAATCGAGTTCAACACTTTTTAATGAAGAAATTAATTGAAAAAGGATCACTTCTCTTCTTCATTGGTGGAGACAACTTCATGTCACCTTGTAATGGACTGGAACCAGAAGGACTACTGACCATAATTAAAGAAATCGAAGATGAAATAAATGTTGCCCTAAAAGCAGGTGTTGGAAAAGCTCCTACTGCTGAAAAAGCAGCTAATTTGGCGGATTTAGCTTTAGAAGAGATTCGCAGTGGCTTTACAGATTTGGTTCATGTAATGAATGAGTAA
- a CDS encoding 2-phospho-L-lactate transferase — protein sequence MITVLSGGTGTPKLIQGIKEIIDPSLVNVVVNTAENDYFSGVYVTPDIDTVLYTLADLINSDTWYGLKDDTFITNEKLNEFGSPELLRIGDQDRALKIQKTMLIKNHSLSQAVDIQRKAFKIKAMIRPMSDEQSEIKILTSQGEMSFHQFLIKEKTEPDVLEVIYNNVEPAPGVIESIEESEIVIIGPSNPITSIGPIISMNGVKKALKKAYVVGISPIIGNLPVSGPAAKFMEAANLPVSSVGVCSIYADFLDKFVIDHEDTLLEKEIEKLIKEVTITNTKMRNIGDKVMLARTILSGLL from the coding sequence ATGATCACAGTATTATCCGGTGGCACAGGAACTCCTAAATTAATTCAAGGAATCAAAGAGATTATTGATCCTTCTTTAGTTAATGTAGTAGTAAATACTGCGGAAAATGATTATTTCTCTGGAGTTTATGTAACTCCTGATATTGACACGGTTCTTTATACTCTAGCAGATTTAATAAACTCCGATACTTGGTATGGGCTGAAAGATGATACATTCATTACTAATGAAAAATTAAATGAATTTGGTTCTCCAGAGCTGTTACGAATTGGAGACCAGGACCGAGCTTTGAAAATACAAAAAACAATGCTTATAAAAAATCATTCTCTCTCCCAGGCAGTTGATATTCAAAGAAAAGCCTTTAAAATCAAAGCAATGATCCGGCCTATGAGTGACGAGCAATCTGAGATTAAAATCCTAACTTCTCAAGGCGAAATGAGTTTTCATCAGTTTTTAATTAAAGAGAAAACTGAGCCTGATGTTTTGGAAGTGATTTATAATAATGTGGAACCGGCTCCAGGAGTAATAGAATCAATTGAAGAATCTGAAATAGTGATTATTGGGCCTTCAAACCCGATTACTTCTATAGGCCCCATAATATCAATGAATGGTGTTAAAAAAGCACTGAAAAAAGCTTATGTTGTGGGAATTTCGCCCATAATTGGTAATTTGCCAGTTAGTGGCCCAGCAGCTAAATTCATGGAAGCAGCGAACCTACCTGTCTCATCAGTAGGTGTTTGTTCCATTTATGCAGATTTTTTAGATAAGTTTGTTATTGACCATGAGGATACACTTTTAGAGAAAGAAATAGAAAAACTAATAAAAGAGGTCACAATAACAAACACCAAGATGAGAAACATTGGGGATAAAGTTATGTTAGCCAGAACAATACTGAGTGGACTATTATGA
- a CDS encoding coenzyme F420-0:L-glutamate ligase — MQIQLIGLTEIPLVDEGDNLQELILKSAKLQGINLDDGDILVVAETLISKAEGNFIDLTSMIPSTKAIELAEKTGKDPKLVEAIIQESNEIIRVGPDFIVSETNHGFICANAGIDESNVDEGKATPMPINPDKSALQLRNKLENSTQKEIAVIISDTQGRPFREGAVGVAIGVSGINSLWNRQGEIDLYGRELQTTQIAVADELAASASLIMGQADEGIPVVIIKGYDSFNNLRNTIGGAKSLMRPKNLDAFR; from the coding sequence ATGCAAATCCAATTAATAGGCCTTACTGAAATTCCTCTGGTTGATGAGGGAGATAATTTGCAAGAGCTAATTCTTAAATCTGCCAAGTTGCAGGGAATAAATTTGGATGATGGGGATATTTTGGTAGTGGCTGAAACATTAATTTCTAAGGCGGAAGGAAATTTCATTGATTTAACATCCATGATTCCAAGCACCAAAGCCATTGAACTGGCTGAAAAAACAGGTAAAGATCCTAAATTAGTTGAAGCAATAATTCAAGAATCCAATGAAATTATTAGAGTAGGCCCTGATTTTATTGTATCTGAAACTAACCATGGTTTTATTTGTGCCAATGCTGGAATTGATGAATCTAATGTTGATGAAGGAAAAGCCACACCTATGCCTATTAATCCTGATAAAAGTGCACTACAATTGAGAAATAAACTTGAGAATAGTACACAAAAGGAAATTGCAGTTATTATTTCAGATACTCAGGGCCGGCCTTTTAGAGAAGGCGCGGTTGGGGTCGCTATAGGTGTTTCTGGAATAAATTCGCTTTGGAACCGCCAGGGTGAAATTGATTTGTATGGTCGGGAACTGCAAACTACTCAAATAGCAGTAGCGGATGAATTAGCTGCTTCAGCATCTTTAATAATGGGTCAAGCAGATGAGGGAATACCGGTTGTTATTATAAAAGGATATGATAGTTTCAATAATCTTAGAAATACAATTGGTGGAGCCAAATCTCTTATGCGACCTAAGAACTTGGATGCATTTCGTTAA
- a CDS encoding IMP cyclohydrolase, with product MYLGRILSVGNNDNGSYVAYRVSSRSFPNRMAKSFEDRVAIIPKEGHEKDVFVNPYIAYNCIKIVDDIAVVSNGSHTDVIADKISVGMNIRDALALSLMAMDYEKDDFNTPRIAGAVTKSGEAYIGIVTHENLIVEKVPEGKSYYISTYEQIKPNNIEFEASNSQEAAEFIMNKGEFEGFTNPVTSAAAFLGNKWELSSIY from the coding sequence ATGTATCTTGGTAGAATTTTATCCGTAGGAAATAATGATAATGGGTCTTATGTAGCATATAGAGTTTCAAGCAGGTCTTTTCCAAATAGAATGGCCAAATCCTTTGAAGATAGGGTGGCTATCATTCCTAAAGAAGGACATGAAAAGGATGTTTTTGTAAATCCTTACATAGCATATAACTGCATAAAAATAGTTGATGACATTGCTGTTGTTTCTAATGGATCTCACACAGATGTAATTGCAGATAAAATTTCGGTGGGAATGAATATTAGGGATGCCCTTGCATTATCTTTAATGGCTATGGACTATGAAAAAGACGACTTCAATACTCCAAGAATCGCTGGAGCAGTTACTAAATCTGGTGAAGCTTACATTGGTATTGTTACGCATGAAAATTTGATCGTGGAGAAGGTTCCTGAGGGAAAATCATATTATATATCTACTTATGAACAAATTAAACCAAATAACATTGAATTCGAAGCATCTAATTCTCAAGAAGCCGCAGAATTTATTATGAATAAAGGTGAATTTGAAGGTTTCACTAACCCGGTAACTTCTGCAGCGGCCTTTTTAGGGAATAAATGGGAATTAAGTTCGATTTACTAA
- a CDS encoding biopolymer transporter ExbD, which yields MAIDVDKYRKKLKGNNPRFNMVPFIDILFTILIFVIVTSSFQAADTSSSGKPQQTESMGPSDYYLIPVAGLETVTVNGVNMSNLIKDSSIAVHTRVIDEGEIIIKPKNKMIIITTPPGMSVDEAVKSPSSI from the coding sequence ATGGCAATAGACGTTGATAAGTACCGAAAAAAGCTTAAAGGAAATAATCCTCGCTTCAATATGGTGCCTTTCATTGACATTCTTTTTACTATATTGATATTTGTAATAGTTACTAGCAGTTTTCAAGCAGCAGATACTTCTTCATCAGGTAAACCCCAGCAAACAGAAAGTATGGGGCCTTCCGACTATTATCTTATACCTGTGGCTGGATTAGAAACAGTAACTGTAAATGGGGTGAATATGTCTAATCTAATTAAAGATAGCTCTATTGCAGTACATACTCGTGTAATTGATGAGGGGGAGATCATTATAAAGCCTAAAAATAAGATGATTATCATTACTACTCCTCCGGGTATGTCTGTGGATGAAGCAGTAAAATCTCCGAGTAGCATATAA